Proteins encoded by one window of Drosophila melanogaster chromosome X:
- the CG2909 gene encoding uncharacterized protein: MSTFGAEVDQVWPAVTGDSPHLTNFGRKLLKDCRQVQKPIGGYENLGNVIKLSAEFPLEFGVNSVKVYRQSPSRLARINEEVASAYPLIHERTLGLYLQYLEHKCRWGNAVEKPIYRNLSLCGFVQRLLVKRCASFFARNDKYLLVSGESGASGFEAVGTREEKAPLVLANVLSYDDIKLSALLSVSSRTEFVNEGERTNCGHVDLNTKTLERHGVIVGMIGARLSRRNLMEFQDIVIARQQNTRERGYGMALDEPATTRDEDYRRLWREFYATRDLIHGQAVIDNQRFGPSKNKMDVFDNLVMKRRYAISFDMLLLEAEARAKRVKKLAYIHVVGFGLGVWKAAEQQERIFMETFEQRMRTLGNRLNNVGLVHFSWFSITHCGGLSNGSLIEIPGHPKDGIRVLISKRNPARKLSDPEHAGMLLVVSYAWDGNALPGNEFWMKMLQSTGDSSTACSTLVAELHNPYINTKFCNGGNLHIASPEHGVLHIAEYAKRVIRSESDAL; encoded by the exons ATGTCTACCTTTGGCGCTGAAGTGGATCAGGTTTGGCCAGCGGTCACCGGTGATTCCCCGCATCTCACTAATTTCGGACGCAAATTGCTGAAGGATTGCCGCCAAGTGCAGAAACCAATCGGAGGATACGAAAATTTGGGCAATGTGATTAAATTGTCCGCGGAGTTTCCGCTGGAG TTCGGCGTGAACAGTGTCAAAGTATACCGGCAATCTCCATCGCGGCTTGCCCGGATAAATGAGGAAGTGGCATCCGCCTATCCATTGATACACGAACGTACATTGGGCCTCTACTTGCAGTACTTGGAGCACAAGTGTCGTTGGG GCAACGCGGTGGAAAAGCCCATCTACCGGAATTTATCGCTATGCGGATTTGTGCAACGTCTGCTGGTAAAGCGTTGCGCCAGCTTCTTTGCGCGGAACGACAAGTACCTGCTGGTGAGCGGAGAGTCCGGGGCCAGTGGCTTCGAAGCCGTGGGTACTCGGGAGGAGAAGGCGCCTCTGGTGCTGGCCAACGTGCTCAGCTATGACGATATCAAGCTCTCCGCTCTGCTTTCCGTGAGCTCCCGCACGGAGTTTGTCAATGAGGGCGAACGAACCAATTGCGGTCACGTTGATCTGAACACGAAAACTTTGGAACGTCACGGGGTTATTGTGGGCATGATTGGAGCCCGTCTGTCGCGACGTAATCTAATGGAGTTCCAGGACATTGTAATCGCACGTCAGCAGAATACGCGTGAAAGGGGCTACGGAATGGCATTGGATGAGCCGGCTACCACGCGTGATGAGGACTATCGACGACTGTGGCGCGAGTTCTATGCCACACGGGATCTCATCCACGGCCAGGCAGTCATTGACAATCAGCGTTTCGGACCATCGAAAAACAAGATGGACGTGTTCGACAATCTGGTGATGAAGCGGCGTTACGCCATCAGCTTCgacatgctgctgctggaggcAGAGGCAAGGGCAAAACGCGTGAAAAAGCTGGCGTACATCCATGTGGTGGGCTTCGGCTTGGGCGTGTGGAAGGCAGCAGAACAGCAGGAGCGCATCTTCATGGAGACCTTCGAGCAGCGTATGCGCACGCTGGGCAACAGGCTCAATAACGTTGGCCTCGTGCACTTCTCCTGGTTTTCGATCACACATTGCGGCGGTCTAAGCAACGGATCGCTGATAGAGATTCCCGGGCATCCAAAGGATGGCATCAGGGTGCTCATTTCCAAGCGCAATCCAGCACGAAAATTGAGtgatcctgagcacgccggaATGCTGCTGGTAGTCTCTTACGCTTGGGATGGAAACGCCCTGCCGGGTAATGAATTCTGGATG AAAATGCTGCAGTCCACAGGTGACTCCTCGACGGCCTGCTCCACGTTGGTGGCCGAGCTGCACAATCCGTACATAAACACGAAATTCTGCAATGGAGGCAACCTGCACATCGCCTCACCGGAGCACGGGGTGCTCCACATAGCCGAATATGCCAAGCGGGTGATTCGGAGCGAGAGTGACGCCTTATGA